The Pseudanabaena galeata CCNP1313 genome includes a region encoding these proteins:
- the nadC gene encoding carboxylating nicotinate-nucleotide diphosphorylase, whose protein sequence is MLPPFIVLDPILEDWLREDIGRGDRSTSGLFPDGQSPLGKAVWIAKADGVIAGLPIAARVFQLLEQSVNFVAIAQDGKPVKSGDLIAEINGSLATLLMGERVALNLVMRLSGIASATAEYVKAISGTKARLVDTRKTIPGMRLLEKYATFIGGAINHRYGLDDAVMLKDNHIAAAGGITEAVQRVRGNIPFTTSIEVETESINQVKEAMQLNLDVIMLDNMPLSMMSEAIALIRQHSPQSKTEASGNITLDTIAQVAELGVDYISTSAMVTRSHWLDISMRISSYSALR, encoded by the coding sequence ATGCTCCCTCCTTTTATTGTTTTAGATCCGATCCTCGAAGACTGGTTGCGTGAAGATATTGGACGTGGCGATCGCAGTACCAGTGGTTTATTCCCCGATGGTCAGTCGCCCCTTGGCAAAGCAGTATGGATTGCGAAGGCTGATGGTGTGATTGCAGGGTTACCAATTGCCGCCAGAGTATTTCAATTGTTGGAGCAATCAGTAAATTTTGTGGCGATCGCGCAGGATGGTAAGCCTGTAAAATCTGGTGACTTGATTGCGGAAATTAATGGGAGCCTTGCCACATTGCTAATGGGTGAACGAGTTGCTTTAAATCTAGTCATGCGATTATCGGGAATTGCGAGTGCGACTGCGGAATATGTCAAGGCAATTTCTGGTACGAAAGCTCGTCTAGTCGATACTCGTAAAACCATTCCTGGGATGAGATTATTAGAAAAATATGCCACATTTATCGGTGGAGCCATCAATCATCGCTATGGTTTAGATGATGCGGTGATGCTTAAGGATAATCACATTGCGGCGGCGGGAGGTATCACCGAAGCAGTGCAGCGTGTGCGTGGGAACATTCCATTTACAACATCAATTGAAGTGGAAACTGAGTCAATTAATCAAGTCAAAGAAGCAATGCAGCTAAATTTAGATGTGATTATGCTGGACAATATGCCATTGTCGATGATGAGCGAGGCGATCGCTTTAATTCGTCAGCATAGTCCCCAATCTAAAACCGAAGCTTCGGGAAATATTACCCTTGATACGATCGCTCAGGTTGCAGAGCTAGGCGTAGATTATATTTCCACTTCGGCAATGGTGACGCGATCGCATTGGCTCGATATTAGTATGCGAATTAGCTCCTACAGCGCTTTGCGCTAA